In a single window of the Coriobacteriia bacterium genome:
- a CDS encoding M28 family peptidase encodes MLDRTEAAIRSDVERLCDPAGRDLGTQRNRDAAEYVLQRLSGAGLATDSLEFEVPEWRYGRASVRGDSIDIEIHPGPFSPTLTGEGTLVVVRTADEIGAIGEPGAVVLLCGDIAATQFTPRGYPFYANPEHTEIVDALEAARPLAVLSATGKDPMTGAMSPFPLIEEVGFAAPTAYMTDEQGVDLARLKGQRIAITIDSEVRPSTAVQPIGRRVGARDGRIIVSAHFDSKPDTPGAADNAAGVAVMLAVADLLGGVEIGHTLEFVPFNGEDHVLAPGELTWLDANPDLADVRLFINIDAAGLLGVPSAYSLYEVDDATAALVARIAENNPHVTEGPQWPASDHMIFAMRGVPSIAVTSHDFARGARELFHTPADAPDVLDYELLAQTAQFVADVIVGL; translated from the coding sequence ATGCTGGACAGAACCGAAGCTGCGATTCGAAGCGACGTTGAGCGCCTGTGCGACCCTGCCGGGCGCGATCTGGGAACCCAGCGCAACCGAGACGCTGCGGAGTACGTACTGCAACGTCTGAGCGGAGCCGGCCTGGCCACCGATTCCCTCGAGTTCGAGGTTCCTGAGTGGCGCTACGGGCGTGCGAGCGTGCGCGGCGACAGCATCGACATCGAGATCCACCCGGGGCCGTTCTCCCCCACCCTGACCGGCGAGGGAACGCTCGTCGTCGTCCGTACCGCCGATGAGATCGGCGCCATCGGCGAGCCGGGTGCGGTCGTCTTGCTCTGCGGAGACATTGCTGCGACGCAGTTCACGCCTCGCGGCTACCCGTTCTACGCCAACCCCGAGCACACGGAGATCGTCGACGCTTTGGAGGCCGCACGGCCGCTTGCGGTGCTCTCGGCGACTGGCAAGGACCCGATGACCGGCGCGATGTCGCCGTTCCCGCTGATCGAAGAGGTGGGATTCGCCGCTCCGACCGCATACATGACCGATGAGCAGGGCGTCGATCTCGCGAGACTGAAGGGCCAGCGCATCGCGATCACCATCGACTCCGAGGTCCGCCCCTCGACGGCTGTACAGCCGATTGGGCGCAGGGTCGGAGCACGCGACGGTCGCATCATCGTCAGCGCGCACTTCGACTCGAAGCCCGACACGCCCGGTGCCGCCGACAACGCAGCCGGGGTGGCCGTCATGTTGGCCGTCGCCGATCTGCTCGGCGGGGTGGAAATCGGGCACACCCTCGAGTTCGTGCCCTTCAACGGCGAGGACCACGTGCTCGCTCCAGGCGAACTCACCTGGCTCGACGCCAACCCGGACCTCGCCGACGTCCGGCTCTTCATCAACATCGATGCCGCCGGACTACTCGGAGTGCCGAGCGCCTACTCGCTCTACGAAGTCGACGATGCGACAGCCGCTTTGGTGGCTCGAATCGCCGAGAACAACCCGCACGTCACGGAGGGCCCGCAGTGGCCGGCGAGCGACCACATGATCTTCGCGATGCGTGGCGTCCCCTCGATAGCCGTGACGAGCCACGACTTCGCACGGGGCGCTCGCGAACTGTTCCATACCCCGGCCGATGCGCCCGATGTGCTCGATTACGAGCTGCTCGCACAGACGGCGCAGTTCGTCGCGGATGTGATTGTGGGGCTGTAG
- a CDS encoding DUF427 domain-containing protein has translation MRAGIPDPDTRRHTLTAYTDLGALAKDLAIENLDTIQLFLVDCSGTILWRAQGEPSAESLRSLDSATAASAGSEAVASTRAKEKVADYPRPPAIERVDRRLRAAVAGNVIAETDSPIRILETFHPPVYYTRPEDVDMQFLVPSPHTSFCEFKGEAHYYSLVVDGKKQSNVGWYYPHPSPGYEELANHVAFYAWALDEATIDGEQVVPQPGHFYGGWVTSDLEGPFKGEPGTMGW, from the coding sequence ATGCGGGCAGGGATTCCCGATCCGGACACCCGTCGCCACACGCTCACGGCCTACACCGATCTGGGCGCCTTGGCCAAGGACCTCGCGATCGAGAACCTCGACACGATTCAACTGTTTCTGGTCGATTGCTCAGGCACCATTCTGTGGCGGGCGCAGGGCGAACCTTCAGCCGAGAGCCTCCGTTCGCTCGACTCGGCCACCGCGGCCTCTGCGGGGAGTGAGGCCGTGGCGAGTACGCGCGCAAAGGAGAAGGTCGCGGACTATCCGAGACCCCCGGCGATCGAACGCGTCGACCGTCGTCTCAGGGCGGCCGTGGCCGGCAACGTGATCGCCGAGACCGACTCGCCGATCAGGATCCTGGAGACCTTTCACCCGCCGGTGTACTACACCCGTCCCGAAGACGTGGATATGCAATTCCTCGTCCCGAGCCCGCACACGTCGTTTTGCGAGTTCAAGGGTGAAGCTCACTACTACTCGCTCGTGGTTGACGGAAAGAAGCAATCCAACGTCGGCTGGTACTACCCGCACCCGTCACCCGGCTACGAGGAGCTCGCGAATCACGTCGCCTTCTACGCGTGGGCGCTCGATGAAGCCACGATCGACGGCGAGCAGGTCGTCCCGCAGCCCGGGCACTTCTACGGCGGATGGGTGACGAGCGACCTCGAAGGGCCGTTCAAGGGCGAGCCCGGGACCATGGGCTGGTAG
- a CDS encoding HD domain-containing protein — protein sequence MTPSSSTRALEAIARIPSAELSRLLEASASLASSLDLDEVLQTAIECAVRVLELDTGAIYLLDDADLILGATTPPLPDEFPTEFRREPLGEHMHVRRCLDEREPVMIADWTKEQMSDAERIVCEARELHSILYVPLVVAEDAVGCFIVGTVRRECEFRESDVDLCRALSNEIGLALANARLHESVKQSHDELEWAYDATLEGWSLALEMRDDETRGHAHRVSTLSAELARAVGMPEEDVIQVRRGALLHDIGKMVVPDAILHKHGPLNEHEWAIMREHPENARGFLAKIDYLAPALDIPYCHHERWDGTGYPQGLARYDIPLSARVFAVIDSYDALTSDRPYRAAWSEKDAIDHIREGAGSHFDPDIVTQFLQMIATGNREERPDAVPSAGGS from the coding sequence ATGACGCCGAGTTCATCCACACGAGCGCTCGAGGCCATCGCTCGCATCCCCTCAGCCGAGCTGTCGAGGCTGCTTGAAGCGAGCGCGTCGCTCGCCTCGTCGCTCGATCTCGATGAGGTGCTCCAGACTGCGATCGAGTGCGCTGTGCGCGTTCTCGAACTCGATACCGGTGCAATCTACCTGCTCGATGACGCGGATCTGATTCTCGGCGCCACGACGCCGCCGTTGCCAGATGAGTTCCCGACGGAGTTTCGACGCGAGCCACTCGGCGAACATATGCACGTCCGTCGCTGCCTTGACGAGCGCGAGCCCGTCATGATTGCCGACTGGACCAAAGAACAGATGAGCGACGCCGAGCGCATTGTGTGTGAGGCGCGCGAGCTGCACTCCATCCTCTATGTGCCACTAGTCGTCGCGGAAGATGCGGTGGGCTGCTTCATCGTTGGTACGGTTCGGCGTGAGTGCGAGTTCAGGGAATCGGACGTCGATCTTTGCCGTGCTCTCTCCAACGAAATCGGGCTTGCACTTGCGAATGCGCGCCTCCATGAGTCCGTGAAGCAGTCGCATGATGAACTCGAGTGGGCCTACGACGCCACGCTTGAGGGCTGGTCTCTCGCGCTGGAGATGCGTGACGACGAGACGCGAGGACACGCTCACAGGGTTTCGACTCTCTCGGCGGAGCTCGCGCGGGCAGTGGGCATGCCCGAGGAGGATGTCATCCAGGTCAGGCGTGGCGCGCTGCTCCATGACATCGGCAAGATGGTCGTGCCGGATGCCATTCTTCACAAACATGGTCCGCTCAACGAGCACGAGTGGGCGATCATGCGCGAGCACCCAGAGAACGCTCGCGGCTTTCTGGCCAAGATCGACTACCTCGCACCGGCTCTGGACATCCCGTACTGCCATCACGAGCGCTGGGACGGTACCGGCTACCCGCAGGGTCTGGCCCGATATGACATCCCGTTGTCCGCGCGCGTGTTCGCTGTCATCGATTCGTACGATGCGCTCACATCTGATCGGCCGTACCGAGCGGCTTGGTCGGAGAAGGACGCCATCGACCACATCCGAGAGGGAGCGGGGTCGCATTTCGACCCGGACATCGTCACTCAGTTCCTGCAGATGATCGCCACCGGCAATCGTGAGGAGCGCCCCGATGCAGTTCCCAGCGCTGGAGGTTCGTGA
- a CDS encoding CPBP family intramembrane metalloprotease — MSDTSDGQPVRSYLDWAERGAPGFWRYMTGLVIIFVVAMLISQLVGLLYVVLFPAFMQTPVGSLLVIPFGTLLTFIAVPLVAWLLNKRPWWSVAMPTLRFDGFGFFTGLLAMMAVLVGANIVTVVTEPGAITYAGFDPRIFAASFVVAFLGLFVQTASEEMTYRGYLTQFARRFSASPILFLGIPALVFALPHYGNISANGFISIVPYLIDGLLFGWLAYRSGSLWMAVGAHLGNNFFVTMIVGNPGDVVPTGAPFLLAAGASSSDLNNVVSSLVVAGVVVALAEIAIRKRASGSQIKSASA, encoded by the coding sequence ATGAGCGATACCTCGGATGGTCAGCCGGTACGGTCTTATCTCGATTGGGCCGAACGCGGGGCTCCTGGTTTCTGGCGCTATATGACCGGCCTCGTGATCATCTTTGTAGTCGCGATGCTGATCTCGCAGCTGGTCGGGCTGCTGTATGTCGTGCTGTTCCCAGCGTTCATGCAAACACCGGTGGGCAGCCTCCTGGTCATACCCTTCGGCACGTTGCTCACGTTCATCGCTGTGCCGCTCGTCGCCTGGCTGCTGAACAAACGTCCGTGGTGGAGCGTGGCAATGCCCACGCTCCGATTCGACGGGTTCGGCTTCTTCACCGGGCTTCTCGCCATGATGGCTGTCCTGGTCGGGGCCAACATCGTCACCGTGGTGACTGAGCCTGGGGCGATCACCTACGCAGGGTTCGATCCCCGCATTTTTGCAGCTTCGTTCGTCGTTGCCTTCCTCGGGCTGTTCGTGCAAACCGCATCTGAGGAGATGACCTACCGGGGATACCTAACTCAATTCGCGCGCCGGTTCTCGGCCAGTCCGATCCTCTTCCTTGGCATTCCTGCGCTCGTCTTCGCCCTGCCGCACTATGGAAACATCAGTGCGAATGGCTTCATTTCGATCGTTCCGTACCTGATCGATGGCCTGTTGTTCGGATGGCTAGCCTACAGATCGGGTAGCCTTTGGATGGCTGTCGGCGCGCATCTCGGTAACAACTTCTTCGTCACGATGATCGTGGGGAATCCAGGCGACGTCGTGCCGACGGGTGCGCCGTTCCTTCTGGCAGCGGGGGCAAGCTCGTCGGATCTCAACAATGTCGTCTCGTCGTTGGTTGTCGCTGGTGTTGTGGTGGCCTTGGCGGAGATTGCGATTCGGAAACGTGCGAGTGGTTCACAGATCAAGTCCGCTTCCGCGTGA
- a CDS encoding low temperature requirement protein A encodes MRLWQNPVLRDDAEVERRVQWIELFFDLAFVAVVKGLSEGLAQNVDRTAELQWALYFASMWAVWRYGAIYSDRFETDDLSYRLSLLGLMAAVLVMAVGVAQGFSAGFRLFGAAYVVADVLILILWRRGARHNPTFRPVSKRLTISHGMSIVLWTSAVAMGLPFGWALAAAGTLVDLLAPWLTTRQQDELPSLSGTHLPERFALFTIVVLGECVLAIVTGLSELSHISPITWVASGCILLTITGLYWLYFDQVMTGETPLEPRRRIVRQYLHLPLTASIAAISAIVVGVVEAPLEPFNASSQHLFALGVATALCSIALLESFVLSHGNGEEWLRHTRWLEVIVALAIVVIAVLAPQLPALGFVLVAAIGVALVAGWGSSTRGRSGDA; translated from the coding sequence GTGCGTCTGTGGCAAAACCCCGTCCTGCGCGATGACGCAGAAGTTGAGCGCCGTGTTCAGTGGATTGAGCTTTTCTTCGACCTGGCCTTTGTCGCCGTGGTCAAAGGGCTCTCTGAGGGCCTAGCTCAGAACGTGGACCGCACCGCTGAACTGCAGTGGGCGCTGTACTTCGCGTCGATGTGGGCCGTCTGGCGCTACGGTGCGATCTACTCAGACCGATTTGAAACTGACGACCTCAGCTACCGTCTCTCCCTGCTAGGTCTGATGGCGGCGGTCTTGGTGATGGCGGTCGGCGTTGCTCAGGGGTTCTCGGCCGGGTTTCGACTGTTCGGCGCTGCATACGTGGTCGCAGACGTATTGATCCTGATCTTGTGGCGGCGGGGCGCACGACATAATCCGACGTTCCGGCCGGTGAGCAAGCGGCTTACGATCTCACACGGCATGAGCATCGTCCTGTGGACCTCGGCGGTGGCGATGGGCCTACCCTTCGGGTGGGCTCTCGCGGCGGCAGGGACTCTGGTCGACCTCTTGGCTCCATGGCTGACGACCCGGCAGCAAGACGAACTGCCGTCCCTCTCGGGAACACACCTTCCTGAGCGCTTTGCGCTGTTCACCATTGTAGTGCTGGGCGAATGCGTGCTCGCAATCGTGACGGGCCTCAGCGAGCTCTCGCACATCTCACCCATCACATGGGTCGCCAGCGGCTGCATCCTGCTCACGATCACCGGACTCTACTGGCTGTACTTCGACCAGGTGATGACCGGCGAGACACCCCTCGAACCACGCCGCAGAATCGTACGCCAGTACCTGCATCTGCCGTTAACGGCATCGATCGCTGCAATCAGCGCCATAGTCGTTGGAGTGGTCGAGGCCCCACTGGAACCGTTCAACGCGAGTTCACAGCACCTGTTTGCTCTGGGTGTAGCTACAGCGCTCTGCTCAATCGCGCTACTTGAGTCGTTTGTCCTCTCCCATGGCAACGGCGAGGAGTGGTTGCGACACACTCGATGGCTCGAAGTCATCGTAGCGCTGGCGATAGTGGTGATCGCTGTTCTTGCACCCCAACTGCCCGCGCTCGGTTTCGTTCTGGTTGCGGCGATTGGTGTAGCGCTTGTGGCAGGGTGGGGTTCAAGCACCCGCGGGCGGAGTGGTGACGCGTAG
- a CDS encoding arylsulfatase — protein sequence MSRDVTSTHIDRSVLPIPPEPFRGTIGLRSSESTPFFPQAVTAPEGAPNVALVLLDDVGFGAASTFGGPIDTPTLERLSDSGLRYDRFHTTAVCSPTRAALLTGRNHHTAHTGAVMEMATGYPGYDSVLGHDMVTVAEILKHNGYNTAWFGKDHNVPDWESSQAGPFDRWPTSQGFEKFYGFLGGSANNWRPALYDGTTPTEPYLGKPEYNLDFDLADQAIGWMTMQKAMAPDKPFFVYYATAAGHAPQQATPEWIAKYKGKFDQGWDKVREETLARQKQMGVIPADAKLTPRPKEIPAWDSAGPREQKVYAAMMELAAAHVAQADYNLGRVLDAIDDLGQTDNTLVIYVVGDNGAAGEGSLVGSFNDMNVVSQSHETLDYVESRLPDFGTWKSSNLYPVGWAWAMNTPFQWCKQVASHFGGTRNAMVMSWPKGIQARGEIRSQFHHVIDIVPTILEAARLPQPAMVNGVAQHPIEGVSMAYTFDDAEAAGRRHTQYFEIFGNSGVYHDGWFASTTPVRLPWSGVGTDMDVLTTKWELYNIDEDFTQADDLAGEMPEKLREMQVRFYAEAAKFNVLPIQTSAAERFGEGIRPNPTGDRISFTYTAGLKRIPEGSSPNIKNRSWSLSADVDLKDRESGVIATQGGLFGGWALYFQDGRPVFSYTVADGSNYRTVAADAVPPGKHSVVMDFVYDGGGMAKGGTAALLVDDAKVATVRLEKTVPFRFSTEETLDFGEDTGTPVDMSYDVPFKFTGELGKIVIDLK from the coding sequence ATGAGCAGGGACGTTACTTCCACGCATATCGACCGGTCGGTCTTGCCGATTCCCCCCGAGCCCTTCAGGGGTACGATCGGGTTGCGGTCCAGCGAGTCCACGCCGTTCTTCCCCCAGGCGGTCACTGCGCCGGAAGGGGCACCGAATGTCGCGCTCGTCCTGCTCGACGACGTGGGTTTCGGTGCGGCGAGCACCTTCGGCGGGCCGATTGATACCCCCACGCTCGAGCGACTGTCGGATAGCGGGCTGCGCTACGACCGCTTTCACACCACTGCTGTGTGCAGCCCCACTCGTGCGGCGCTGCTCACCGGGCGCAACCACCACACCGCCCACACCGGTGCCGTCATGGAGATGGCGACCGGGTACCCTGGCTATGACTCGGTGCTCGGCCACGACATGGTCACAGTCGCCGAGATTCTGAAGCACAACGGCTACAACACCGCGTGGTTTGGCAAGGATCACAACGTGCCCGACTGGGAGTCCAGCCAAGCTGGACCCTTCGACCGCTGGCCCACCAGCCAGGGCTTCGAGAAGTTCTACGGCTTTCTGGGCGGATCCGCGAACAACTGGCGTCCGGCACTGTATGACGGCACCACGCCGACCGAGCCCTACCTGGGCAAGCCAGAGTACAACCTCGATTTTGACCTCGCCGATCAGGCCATCGGCTGGATGACGATGCAGAAGGCGATGGCGCCCGACAAGCCGTTCTTCGTCTACTACGCCACCGCTGCCGGCCATGCGCCGCAGCAAGCCACGCCCGAATGGATCGCCAAGTACAAGGGCAAGTTCGACCAAGGCTGGGACAAGGTGCGCGAGGAGACCCTCGCCCGCCAGAAGCAGATGGGAGTGATCCCGGCCGATGCGAAGCTGACACCCCGGCCGAAGGAGATTCCGGCCTGGGATTCGGCCGGCCCGCGTGAGCAGAAGGTGTACGCAGCCATGATGGAGCTCGCCGCCGCGCATGTCGCGCAGGCCGACTACAACCTCGGCCGCGTGCTGGACGCCATCGACGACCTGGGCCAGACCGACAACACGCTGGTGATCTATGTTGTGGGTGACAACGGCGCCGCCGGCGAGGGCTCACTCGTCGGCTCCTTCAACGATATGAACGTCGTGAGTCAAAGCCATGAGACGCTTGACTACGTCGAGAGCCGCCTGCCCGACTTCGGCACCTGGAAGTCGTCGAACCTGTACCCGGTGGGCTGGGCCTGGGCGATGAACACGCCGTTCCAGTGGTGCAAGCAGGTGGCCAGCCACTTTGGCGGCACACGTAACGCGATGGTGATGTCGTGGCCGAAGGGAATCCAGGCCCGCGGTGAGATTCGCTCGCAGTTCCACCACGTTATCGACATCGTGCCGACGATCCTCGAGGCGGCACGTCTTCCCCAGCCGGCCATGGTTAACGGCGTCGCCCAGCACCCCATCGAGGGCGTGAGCATGGCCTATACCTTCGACGACGCCGAGGCTGCCGGTCGCCGGCACACGCAGTACTTCGAGATCTTCGGCAACTCAGGGGTCTATCACGATGGCTGGTTCGCATCGACGACGCCGGTACGGCTGCCGTGGAGTGGGGTCGGCACCGACATGGACGTACTGACGACCAAGTGGGAGCTCTACAACATCGACGAGGATTTCACCCAGGCCGATGACCTGGCAGGAGAGATGCCCGAGAAGCTCCGCGAGATGCAGGTGCGCTTCTACGCGGAAGCAGCCAAGTTCAATGTGCTGCCGATCCAGACCTCTGCGGCCGAGCGCTTCGGCGAAGGGATTCGGCCCAACCCGACCGGGGACCGCATCTCGTTCACCTACACTGCCGGCTTGAAGAGGATTCCGGAGGGTTCCTCGCCAAACATCAAGAATCGGTCGTGGTCGCTTTCCGCTGATGTCGACCTCAAGGACCGCGAGTCTGGGGTCATCGCCACGCAGGGGGGCCTGTTCGGCGGGTGGGCCCTGTATTTCCAGGACGGCAGACCGGTCTTCAGCTACACCGTCGCTGACGGCTCGAACTACCGCACCGTCGCCGCCGATGCGGTGCCGCCGGGCAAGCACTCTGTGGTGATGGACTTCGTGTATGACGGTGGCGGCATGGCCAAGGGCGGCACCGCCGCCCTACTGGTGGATGACGCCAAGGTCGCTACAGTCCGTTTGGAGAAGACCGTCCCGTTCCGCTTCTCCACGGAAGAGACACTCGACTTCGGCGAGGACACAGGGACGCCGGTGGACATGTCTTACGACGTGCCATTCAAGTTCACGGGCGAACTCGGCAAGATAGTCATCGACCTGAAGTAG
- a CDS encoding heavy metal-binding domain-containing protein: MIITTTSGIEGHKIVEYKGIVSSTSIHGIAVGKDLRAAGRNLVGGRSSTYEDEIGGAQGEALEELQAAAEAVGANAIVGVTIDLEALGNGNMLMVSMAGTAVVLD, translated from the coding sequence ATGATCATCACAACCACATCCGGCATCGAAGGACACAAGATCGTCGAATACAAGGGGATTGTCTCGTCCACGTCGATCCACGGCATCGCGGTCGGCAAGGACTTGAGGGCTGCGGGCCGCAATCTCGTGGGCGGACGTTCGAGCACCTACGAGGACGAAATCGGCGGCGCCCAAGGCGAAGCCCTGGAAGAGCTACAGGCCGCCGCCGAAGCGGTCGGCGCAAACGCAATCGTGGGGGTCACGATTGATCTGGAGGCTTTGGGCAACGGGAACATGCTCATGGTGAGCATGGCGGGTACAGCGGTGGTGCTCGACTAA
- a CDS encoding DUF3786 domain-containing protein, with amino-acid sequence MGQGALEAARQLAAGMDPLAAAMRCGIGFDGDANGGTFAVPLLGVPVSISYPALEYAPDAPLPPHIRALLVHHLAVSDGSLPTGDWRAFADLPDGRVYSAAFNGYTGGALVRLIGEHADLLPDAVAACAGRPCEPGELATNADLAWVVSALPRVPIALVWWHADDEFPARAELLFDETAIRHLPIDGCAVLGSWLTQRVIANAGVTGG; translated from the coding sequence ATGGGGCAAGGAGCACTCGAAGCGGCCCGCCAGCTCGCTGCCGGCATGGACCCGCTCGCCGCTGCGATGCGCTGCGGCATCGGTTTCGACGGCGATGCGAACGGCGGCACCTTTGCCGTCCCGCTCCTCGGAGTGCCCGTCTCGATCTCGTACCCAGCGCTCGAATACGCCCCCGACGCTCCCCTGCCGCCCCACATCCGGGCCTTGCTCGTCCACCATCTCGCTGTGAGCGACGGCTCGCTACCCACGGGCGACTGGCGCGCGTTCGCTGACCTGCCCGATGGCCGCGTCTACTCGGCGGCGTTCAACGGCTACACCGGCGGGGCGCTCGTCCGGCTGATCGGCGAGCACGCGGATCTGCTCCCCGATGCCGTGGCGGCCTGCGCCGGTCGCCCGTGCGAGCCCGGCGAGCTCGCGACGAACGCAGATCTCGCGTGGGTGGTCAGCGCGCTACCGCGTGTGCCGATTGCGCTCGTGTGGTGGCATGCCGACGACGAATTCCCGGCGCGCGCGGAACTGCTCTTCGACGAGACCGCCATCCGCCACCTACCGATCGACGGGTGCGCGGTGCTCGGGTCGTGGCTCACGCAGCGGGTCATAGCGAACGCCGGCGTCACGGGCGGCTAG
- a CDS encoding DUF190 domain-containing protein, with translation MAHRLEGPCKRLSAYVGEDATYDDKPLYQALIDQARTQGCAGATALRGMVGYGSSSRDVAKHGLRMSTDCPVMVTVVDEPQRITALAAVWSAMIDSGLVTVEDIKVVHYAGETDGDE, from the coding sequence ATGGCACATCGACTCGAAGGACCTTGTAAGCGGCTGAGTGCGTACGTGGGCGAAGACGCCACCTACGACGACAAGCCGCTGTATCAGGCGCTCATCGACCAGGCCCGCACCCAGGGCTGTGCGGGCGCCACCGCGCTGCGCGGCATGGTCGGGTACGGCTCGTCGAGCCGCGACGTCGCCAAGCACGGCCTGCGCATGTCGACCGACTGTCCCGTCATGGTGACCGTCGTCGACGAACCGCAGCGAATCACCGCGCTTGCCGCCGTGTGGTCAGCGATGATCGACTCAGGTCTTGTGACCGTCGAAGATATCAAGGTCGTGCACTACGCCGGCGAGACCGACGGCGACGAGTAG
- the coaBC gene encoding bifunctional phosphopantothenoylcysteine decarboxylase/phosphopantothenate--cysteine ligase CoaBC produces MESTTNKPLVVLGVTGCIAAYKACELARCLMRAGCRVKVVMTEAATHFVGPTTFRALTGEPVAVGLWDEADARVHHISLAEEADVFVIAPATANTLAKIAEGRADDLLSTSVLATEAPLLIAPAMNVHLWRAQPTREAMARLAARGAVIVEPESGELACGDVGEGRLANVDAIAEAVLGETRRARDLVGVSVLVTAGGTQEPIDPVRYIGNRSSGKTGYAIAEEAARRGATVTLVSGPTALPDPFGVTTVRVQTAAEMLGAALAAYEHADVVVATAAVADFRPVAASDHKQKKDSATLELRLERTPDILAQLASEKAGRLLVGFAAETQDVLAAAQSKLERKNLDLVVANDVSKLELGFGTDTNRVWFVSADETVELPVLPKTAIARTLWDRLAPDARTAAEQRGRN; encoded by the coding sequence ATGGAATCGACCACGAACAAGCCCCTTGTCGTACTCGGCGTCACCGGCTGCATCGCCGCCTACAAGGCGTGCGAGCTGGCGCGCTGTCTCATGCGCGCGGGCTGTAGGGTCAAGGTCGTCATGACCGAGGCGGCCACCCACTTCGTGGGGCCGACCACGTTTCGCGCACTCACGGGAGAGCCCGTGGCGGTCGGCTTGTGGGACGAAGCCGACGCCCGGGTGCACCACATCTCGCTGGCCGAGGAGGCCGACGTCTTCGTCATCGCGCCAGCCACTGCCAACACGCTCGCGAAGATCGCCGAGGGGCGTGCCGATGACCTGCTGTCCACGAGTGTGCTCGCCACCGAGGCGCCGCTCTTGATCGCGCCGGCGATGAATGTGCACCTGTGGCGCGCGCAACCCACGCGTGAGGCGATGGCGCGGCTTGCAGCCCGAGGTGCCGTCATCGTCGAACCCGAGAGCGGCGAGCTGGCCTGCGGAGACGTGGGCGAAGGGCGTCTGGCGAACGTGGACGCGATCGCCGAGGCGGTACTCGGCGAGACGCGTCGAGCACGCGACCTCGTGGGGGTCTCGGTACTCGTGACGGCCGGCGGAACCCAGGAGCCCATCGATCCGGTTCGCTACATCGGCAACCGCAGCAGCGGCAAGACCGGCTACGCCATCGCCGAGGAGGCCGCGAGGCGTGGAGCCACGGTGACGCTCGTGAGCGGCCCGACCGCGCTGCCGGACCCGTTCGGCGTGACGACCGTTCGCGTGCAGACCGCCGCCGAGATGCTCGGCGCGGCGCTCGCCGCTTACGAGCACGCCGATGTCGTGGTCGCGACGGCTGCCGTGGCTGACTTCCGTCCGGTGGCGGCGTCGGATCACAAACAGAAGAAGGACAGTGCGACCCTCGAGTTGCGACTCGAGCGCACACCCGACATCCTTGCGCAGCTCGCATCGGAGAAGGCCGGTCGGCTGCTGGTCGGCTTCGCCGCCGAGACGCAGGATGTGCTCGCCGCCGCGCAGTCGAAGCTGGAGCGCAAGAACCTCGACCTCGTGGTCGCAAACGACGTCTCGAAGCTGGAGCTCGGCTTTGGTACCGACACCAACCGCGTGTGGTTCGTCTCTGCCGATGAGACCGTCGAGCTACCCGTTTTGCCCAAGACCGCCATCGCCCGAACGCTGTGGGACCGACTCGCGCCGGATGCGCGAACGGCCGCCGAGCAGCGCGGGCGCAACTGA